The Sinomicrobium kalidii region TTTTCCGGGTATCCAGTATCCCGGCCCCGGTACCTTCGAGGAGTTTTACGTATTTCTGCGTTTTGGTGGCTATGGCACTCATGCGTTGCATGGCATTAAGCACCAGCCGTTCGGCCTTGAGAATAGATTGAGAGCTCCCTTCCACATAAAAGACAATATCGCCCTGTTCCACCTGCTGTCCGTCTTCGATCAATACTTCAATACCGAGACTTTCGTCTACATGGTTAAAAACTTTCCGGGCAAACTCCACCCCGGCAATAATGCCCCGGTCTTTTACCAAAAGCTTTGCCTTGCCTTGTGCCGATACCGGGATACAGGCCAGTGAGCTGTGATCGCCGTCCCCCACATCCTCCCGGACGGCATTGACAATAATCAGGTCGATCTCACGGTCAAATTGTTCTTTTGTGATCATATTTTGACGGTTTTGTCGCTAAAATACTAAGAAACTGTTTAAATTTTAAAACAAGGCCCATACAATGTATTCCTGAACCTTACTATCAACCGTGCTCCGACGATCCTTCAACCCACGGTATACCCGATTCTATCCTTGCTATATAAAGATAATACATATCGTTTACATATAACTGTCAAATGCAGTTCATATATAAATTTATCTACTCACACCCATTGACGCATCATCAAATCACCGAATTATCAAATTTCCGGAAAAATACTTGCGTCTTATAATTCATGAGACTTATTTTGTCCTTATGAACATAAAACTCCTCGTCATAGGCAAGACCGACAATGCCGCACTGCAATCGCTCATACAGGATTATGAAAAGCGACTGGGCTTTTACATCCGGTTCAACATGGAAATTATCCCGGACATCAAAAATGCCAAAAAACTGAATGAAGCCCTGCAAAAGGAAAAGGAAGGCGAACTCCTGCTCAAGAAAATACAACCGGCGGATGTCCTGATCCTGCTGGATGAAAAGGGCAGGGAATACACTTCGGTCGGTTTTTCGGAATTCCTTCAGAAAAAGATGAACTCCGGCATAAAACAACTGGTTTTTGCGATTGGCGGTCCCTATGGCTTTTCCGAAGCGGTTTACAAACAGGCCGGGGGAAAATTATCGCTCTCCCCGATGACATTTTCACACCAGATGATCCGCCTCTTCTTTACCGAGCAACTCTACCGGGCCTTTACCATACTCAACAACGAACCCTATCATCACAGGTGAGCGTAGTCAGAAGTACGAAGTCGGAAGTGGTTTTTCTTTTTTAATTCCTTAATACATCTTATAATGAAACTGGTTTTTGCCACACACAACAGGAACAAATTACACGAAGTACAGGCGCTCCTGCCTGACTACATCACACTACTGAGTCTGGACGATATAGGCTGT contains the following coding sequences:
- the rlmH gene encoding 23S rRNA (pseudouridine(1915)-N(3))-methyltransferase RlmH, with product MNIKLLVIGKTDNAALQSLIQDYEKRLGFYIRFNMEIIPDIKNAKKLNEALQKEKEGELLLKKIQPADVLILLDEKGREYTSVGFSEFLQKKMNSGIKQLVFAIGGPYGFSEAVYKQAGGKLSLSPMTFSHQMIRLFFTEQLYRAFTILNNEPYHHR